A single window of Nicotiana tomentosiformis chromosome 1, ASM39032v3, whole genome shotgun sequence DNA harbors:
- the LOC104102444 gene encoding root phototropism protein 3, translating to MWESETESVSGRDYGNGVLTASKNGVKTDSFEQKGQSWYVATDIPSDLLVQIEDVSFHLHKYPLLSRSGKMNRTIYESRGAELDKISLDELPGGPEAFELAAKFCYGIAIDLSATNISGLRCAAEYLEMTEDLEEGNLIFKTEAFLSYVVLSSWRDSILVLKSCEKLSPWAENLQIVRRCSESIAWKACANPKGIKWQYTGKPTKGSSPNWNQMKDSSPSRNQQVVPPDWWFEDVSILRIDHFVRVITAIKVKGMRHELIGAAIMQYAAKWLPGLIREGSGLADDGSNISNSINGTSSGSWRGGLHMIVAGSGDEVPSVQAKDQRMIVESLISIIPQHKDSVSCSFLLRLLRMANMLKVAPALITELEKRVGMQFEQATLADLLIPSYNKSETMYDIDLVQRLLEHFIVQEQTENSSPSRYSFSDKHMHDGIQRGTNLNAKMRVARLVDSYLTEVSRDRNLSLTKFQVLAEALPDSARTCDDGLYRAIDSYLKAHPTLSEHERKRLCRVMDCQKLSVDACMHAAQNERLPLRVVVQVLFSEQVKISNAMANISLKDPGESHYQPLVSNRKSLLEATPQSFQEGWTAAKKDINTLKFELETVKTKYRELQNDMDNLQRQFDKIAKPKQASAWTAGWKKLGKLTKTTNIETHDFNGQVPNAEQTTKTPRRWRNSIS from the exons ATGTGGGAATCAGAAACTGAGTCTGTTAGTGGAAGAGATTATGGCAATGGAGTTCTCACTGCTAGCAAGAATGGAGTTAAGACTGATAGTTTTGAGCAAAAAGGCCAGTCTTG GTATGTAGCAACTGATATCCCAAGTGACCTTTTAGTTCAAATTGAAGATGTTAGCTTCCATTTACACAAG TATCCTTTGCTTTCTAGAAGTGGAAAAATGAACAGAACAATATATGAATCAAGGGGTGCAGAATTGGACAAGATAAGTTTAGATGAACTACCAGGTGGACCTGAGGCGTTTGAGCTAGCAGCAAAGTTCTGCTATGGTATTGCTATTGATCTATCTGCAACCAATATTTCTGGCCTAAGATGTGCAGCTGAGTATCTTGAAATGACTGAGGATTTGGAAGAAGGCAACCTTATATTCAAGACTGAAGCTTTCCTCAGCTATGTGGTTTTATCTTCATGGAGAGACTCTATATTGGTGCTAAAGAGCTGTGAAAAGTTATCACCATGGGCAGAAAACCTCCAAATTGTTCGAAGATGCAGCGAGTCCATTGCGTGGAAAGCTTGTGCTAATCCAAAAGGAATAAAATGGCAATACACAGGAAAGCCTACAAAAGGTTCCAGCCCAAATTGGAACCAAATGAAGGATTCCAGCCCAAGTAGAAACCAGCAAGTAGTACCCCCTGATTGGTGGTTTGAAGATGTTTCAATTCTCAGGATTGATCACTTTGTGAGAGTGATTACCGCGATCAAGGTAAAGGGCATGAGACATGAACTGATAGGTGCTGCAATTATGCAGTATGCAGCTAAGTGGTTGCCAGGTTTGATCAGAGAAGGATCCGGATTGGCGGATGATGGCAGCAACATCAGTAATAGCATTAATGGCACTAGCAGTGGTAGTTGGAGAGGCGGCCTCCATATGATAGTAGCGGGAAGTGGAGATGAAGTACCAAGTGTCCAGGCCAAAGATCAAAGGATGATTGTTGAAAGCCTAATTAGCATAATCCCACAACACAAGGACAGTGTTTCGTGTAGCTTCCTTCTTCGACTATTGAGAATGGCAAACATGCTGAAAGTAGCTCCAGCTTTGATAACAGAATTGGAGAAACGCGTAGGAATGCAATTTGAGCAGGCTACATTGGCTGATCTTCTCATACCATCTTATAATAAAAGTGAAACCATGTATGACATTGATCTTGTGCAGAGGCTTTTGGAACATTTCATAGTTCAAGAGCAGACAGAAAATTCAAGTCCTAGTAGATATTCATTCTCCGATAAACATATGCACGATGGAATTCAAAGGGGTACAAATCTAAATGCCAAGATGAGAGTGGCAAGGCTCGTAGATAGTTACCTAACAGAAGTATCCAGAGATAGAAATCTTTCTTTGACAAAATTTCAGGTCTTGGCAGAGGCTTTGCCAGATTCAGCAAGAACATGTGATGATGGACTTTATCGAGCAATTGATTCCTATCTTAAG GCCCATCCTACGCTCTCAGAACATGAAAGAAAGAGGCTGTGCAGGGTGATGGATTGCCAGAAACTCTCTGTCGATGCTTGCATGCACGCTGCTCAGAACGAAAGGCTCCCACTACGAGTGGTGGTGCAAGTTCTCTTCTCTGAGCAGGTGAAAATAAGCAATGCAATGGCTAATATCTCTCTCAAAGATCCaggagaatctcattatcaacctCTGGTATCTAACCGTAAGTCATTGCTTGAAGCAACGCCACAATCATTTCAAGAGGGATGGACAGCAGCCAAGAAGGACATCAACACTCTTAAGTTTGAACTAGAAACTGTGAAGACTAAGTACCGAGAACTCCAAAACGACATGGATAACTTACAGAGACAGTTTGATAAGATTGCAAAACCAAAACAAGCCTCAGCATGGACTGCAGGGTGGAAAAAGTTAGGCAAGCTCACAAAAACGACGAATATAGAAACACATGACTTCAACGGTCAGGTCCCAAATGCTGAACAGACTACAAAGACACCTAGAAGGTGGAGAAATTCCATTTCTTGA
- the LOC104102431 gene encoding serine/threonine-protein kinase PEPKR2-like isoform X1, whose translation MENLGKKRKGVDISVTCQKDVSPLTVVRSHLSLEDYSRRKKKSREIVVKDANCCRKSVITGVVTAPPCGSARSRSPGRGLKRKIGCLDSATRLGRKKKIEQDYEMGEVIGKGKFGSVLLCRRKLSGEKHACKTLRKGEEIIHREVEIMQHLSGHPGVVTLKAVYEDAESFYLVMELCSGGRLLDQMARVGRYPEQQAANVIKDLMLVIRYCHEMGVVHRDVKPENVLLTTSGQVKVSDFGLAMRISDGQSLTGVVGSPAYVAPEVLLGDYTEKVDVWSVGVLLHALLMGGLPFQGDSLESLFSAIKEENLEFTGGHWESVSQPARDLLSRMMTRDVSARYSADEVLRHPWILFYTEPTLKNHVKPIKSKLTATTRIERERRNLAFSSLSDDFGSTLTSGSSSKMPEGEDSGFIDALTVAVSHMKISEPKRSRICSPARTIDQECPPNIQANHLCTAF comes from the exons ATGGAGAACTTGGGGAAAAAGAGAAAGGGGGTAGATATTTCCGTCACTTGTCAAAAAGATGTGAGTCCATTGACAGTAGTCAGGTCACATTTATCGCTTGAGGATTACTCGCGAAGGAAAAAGAAATCTAGGGAAATTGTGGTTAAAGATGCTAACTGTTGTAGGAAGAGTGTAATCACAGGAGTAGTCACTGCCCCACCTTGTGGGAGTGCACGTTCACGCTCACCTGGACGGGGTCTTAAAAGGAAAATAGGTTGCCTTGATTCAGCCACTCGAttagggaggaagaagaagattgAGCAGGATTATGAGATGGGAGAAGTTATTGGGAAAGGGAAATTTGGGTCTGTATTATTATGTCGTAGGAAGTTGAGTGGAGAAAAGCATGCTTGCAAGACTCTCCGTAAGGGAGAAGAGATCATTCACCGTGAAGTGGAGATAATGCAGCATCTCTCTGGGCATCCAGGCGTTGTGACACTGAAGGCTGTGTATGAGGATGCTGAATCTTTTTATCTTGTTATGGAACTTTGCTCAGGAGGAAGGTTGCTTGACCAAATGGCTAGGGTAGGGAGATATCCTGAGCAACAAGCTGCTAACGTGATCAAAGATCTGATGCTGGTTATTAGATACTGTCATGAGATGGGTGTTGTGCACAGGGATGTTAAGCCTGAAAATGTCCTCCTTACAACCTCTGGACAAGTTAAGGTTTCAGACTTTGGGCTAGCGATGAGAATTTCAGATG GTCAGAGTTTGACTGGTGTGGTCGGAAGTCCAGCTTATGTTGCTCCTGAGGTTCTGCTTGGTGATTACACTGAGAAAGTGGACGTATGGAGTGTCGGTGTCCTCCTGCATGCACTTTTGATGGGCGGGCTCCCATTTCAAGGTGATTCTTTGGAATCTCTATTCAGCGCAATTAAGGAGGAGAATCTTGAGTTCACTGGTGGACACTGGGAATCTGTGTCACAACCTGCTCGTGATTTGCTTTCTCGTATGATGACAAGGGATGTTTCAGCAAGGTACAGTGCCGATGAAGTACTAA GGCATCCATGGATTTTATTTTACACAGAACCCACATTGAAGAACCATGTAAAACCAATCAAAAGCAAGCTGACTGCTACTACTAGGATAGAACGGGAGAGAAGAAACTTAGCTTTTAGCTCTCTGAGTGATGACTTTGGTTCAACTTTAACATCTGGTAGTTCGTCCAAGATGCCTGAAGGTGAAGACTCTGGTTTTATTGATGCTCTCACAGTGGCCGTTTCACACATGAAGATATCAGAGCCAAAGAGAAGTAGAATATGCAGCCCAGCCAGAACAATTGATCAAGAATGTCCCCCTAACATACAAGCTAACCACCTCTGTACAGCATTTTGA
- the LOC104102431 gene encoding serine/threonine-protein kinase PEPKR2-like isoform X2 translates to MENLGKKRKGVDISVTCQKDVSPLTVVRSHLSLEDYSRRKKKSREIVVKDANCCRKSVITGVVTAPPCGSARSRSPGRGLKRKIGCLDSATRLGRKKKIEQDYEMGEVIGKGKFGSVLLCRRKLSGEKHACKTLRKGEEIIHREVEIMQHLSGHPGVVTLKAVYEDAESFYLVMELCSGGRLLDQMARVGRYPEQQAANVIKDLMLVIRYCHEMGVVHRDVKPENVLLTTSGQVKVSDFGLAMRISDGQSLTGVVGSPAYVAPEVLLGDYTEKVDVWSVGVLLHALLMGGLPFQGDSLESLFSAIKEENLEFTGGHWESVSQPARDLLSRMMTRDVSARASMDFILHRTHIEEPCKTNQKQADCYY, encoded by the exons ATGGAGAACTTGGGGAAAAAGAGAAAGGGGGTAGATATTTCCGTCACTTGTCAAAAAGATGTGAGTCCATTGACAGTAGTCAGGTCACATTTATCGCTTGAGGATTACTCGCGAAGGAAAAAGAAATCTAGGGAAATTGTGGTTAAAGATGCTAACTGTTGTAGGAAGAGTGTAATCACAGGAGTAGTCACTGCCCCACCTTGTGGGAGTGCACGTTCACGCTCACCTGGACGGGGTCTTAAAAGGAAAATAGGTTGCCTTGATTCAGCCACTCGAttagggaggaagaagaagattgAGCAGGATTATGAGATGGGAGAAGTTATTGGGAAAGGGAAATTTGGGTCTGTATTATTATGTCGTAGGAAGTTGAGTGGAGAAAAGCATGCTTGCAAGACTCTCCGTAAGGGAGAAGAGATCATTCACCGTGAAGTGGAGATAATGCAGCATCTCTCTGGGCATCCAGGCGTTGTGACACTGAAGGCTGTGTATGAGGATGCTGAATCTTTTTATCTTGTTATGGAACTTTGCTCAGGAGGAAGGTTGCTTGACCAAATGGCTAGGGTAGGGAGATATCCTGAGCAACAAGCTGCTAACGTGATCAAAGATCTGATGCTGGTTATTAGATACTGTCATGAGATGGGTGTTGTGCACAGGGATGTTAAGCCTGAAAATGTCCTCCTTACAACCTCTGGACAAGTTAAGGTTTCAGACTTTGGGCTAGCGATGAGAATTTCAGATG GTCAGAGTTTGACTGGTGTGGTCGGAAGTCCAGCTTATGTTGCTCCTGAGGTTCTGCTTGGTGATTACACTGAGAAAGTGGACGTATGGAGTGTCGGTGTCCTCCTGCATGCACTTTTGATGGGCGGGCTCCCATTTCAAGGTGATTCTTTGGAATCTCTATTCAGCGCAATTAAGGAGGAGAATCTTGAGTTCACTGGTGGACACTGGGAATCTGTGTCACAACCTGCTCGTGATTTGCTTTCTCGTATGATGACAAGGGATGTTTCAGCAAG GGCATCCATGGATTTTATTTTACACAGAACCCACATTGAAGAACCATGTAAAACCAATCAAAAGCAAGCTGACTGCTACTACTAG